In a genomic window of Cuculus canorus isolate bCucCan1 chromosome Z, bCucCan1.pri, whole genome shotgun sequence:
- the CZH5orf63 gene encoding glutaredoxin-like protein C5orf63 homolog isoform X2 — protein sequence MTLLSFLSRTPQLARYSSSPLGRRLSSASANKPVLTLFTKKPCPLCDEAKEALEPYKGRFILQEVDITLSENSVWCDKYKYDIPVFHLNGKFLMKHRVDIQKFEDQLMKMELQNDENQ from the exons ATGACACTGCTTAGTTTTCTGAGCAGAACACCGCAACTAGCAAGATATTCATCCAGTCCACTGGGGAGACGACTCTCTTCAGCCAGCGCAAATAAGCCAGTGTTGACTTTATTCACCAAG aaaCCGTGCCCTCTATGTGATGAAGCAAAAGAAGCGCTCGAGCCATATAAGGGAAGG tTTATTTTGCAGGAGGTGGATATTACCCTTTCAGAGAACTCAGTGTGGTGTGATAAATACAAATATGACATacctgtttttcatttaaatgggAAGTTCCTAATGAAGCATCGAGTAGACATTCAAAAGTTTGAGGACCAGCTTATGAAGATGGAGTTGCAAAATGATGAAAAccagtga
- the CZH5orf63 gene encoding glutaredoxin-like protein C5orf63 homolog isoform X1 — protein MTLLSFLSRTPQLARYSSSPLGRRLSSASANKPVLTLFTKPPRGEQLEMQSTSQHQGYADLTSTVSWILPPALLVNGCNVCQAPVKWNFPSQPGLLKPCPLCDEAKEALEPYKGRFILQEVDITLSENSVWCDKYKYDIPVFHLNGKFLMKHRVDIQKFEDQLMKMELQNDENQ, from the exons ATGACACTGCTTAGTTTTCTGAGCAGAACACCGCAACTAGCAAGATATTCATCCAGTCCACTGGGGAGACGACTCTCTTCAGCCAGCGCAAATAAGCCAGTGTTGACTTTATTCACCAAG CCTCCAAGAGGAGAACAACTAGAAATGCAAAGCACTTCTCAGCACCAAGGTTATGCTGACTTGACTTCAACtgtttcctggatcctccctccagctCTTCTTGTAAATGGTTGTAACGTCTGCCAGgctccagtcaagtggaacttccccagtcagccaggactgctg aaaCCGTGCCCTCTATGTGATGAAGCAAAAGAAGCGCTCGAGCCATATAAGGGAAGG tTTATTTTGCAGGAGGTGGATATTACCCTTTCAGAGAACTCAGTGTGGTGTGATAAATACAAATATGACATacctgtttttcatttaaatgggAAGTTCCTAATGAAGCATCGAGTAGACATTCAAAAGTTTGAGGACCAGCTTATGAAGATGGAGTTGCAAAATGATGAAAAccagtga